The following is a genomic window from Candidatus Vondammii sp. HM_W22.
GATATCATTGAGTGTGAAGAAGAATCGTTGATCGTTTTGATTGAGTGCTGGCGGGCCGAACAAGTCAACAATTTCCGCTTCGGTGAGGATCTTGAGTCGTTTCTCTGTGGTCATAATCGTTACCTAAAGGCCACGATTCTAGCCAAATTACCCTAAAATGTTCGGAAATCGAAAAGTACCCCTCTCGGGAAACGTAGGCGGGGAAAGGGATCTAGCCGTTTATGTCCGTTTACGAGGGAAAATCCCTAGGACCCCTTAAACGCCTTGTGTGGAGCGCCAACGAAACACTAGGCTTTCGTGACGATTGAAAAGGATAGCGCATGGTTACTTCGGAAGTGATAAGTGAAAATTTTAGTGATGCTTTGTTTAAAGATATATTTGCTGATCGGGCCAATCTATCGCGGCTAACTATTATGGGTGTGGTTGAGGAGTTTTGCCCCGCCTATAGCTTTGGCCGGTGGGTCTACTATAAGTTGTCTAATGGCGGTTTTTTTATGGCCCCAGACGCAACTATTCTGCTTCAACTGGTCAGAGTGGATTGCTTTCTTAAGGCTTCTTTGAGTGCTGAAGCGGCGGGTATTATCGCCAGTATGGAAGCCTACGGTCGTTTGGGTTTCGCTACTGGTGATCTTCTTTACCAAACGCAGCGTGACCGGCTGCGGGAGTTTTACTTCCCTTTAGCTGAAGCCTCTCTTATTAATAGAGCCACTTCTTTTTAGGGGGTGCCCTGGTCATGCGCCAACATGACCAGGGCGACACATCGAGGACGATTAGGATACTCGATATGCCTGCTTAGTATATCGCTTCCCTCTTTCTAAAGTTATCCCCATTTTTGGTGCATAACCCTGTCTATATTTCCTTCGATACCAGCCTGCACCTACCTCTCCCCCGGTTGTCTTCTTTTTATACAGATGCCTTCTCTTTTTTTTCCGCTTGTTCGGTTGTCCATTGGTGTTAGAGGATTCGTACCCTCAGCCAACATTCACTCTTCCACATTCCGGTTACCATCATTATTTCCCCGGAGATTCTTATGTTTGATTTGATCGATGCTTTTTTCGCTCTACCCTTTCACCTTCGCCTGTCGCTTTCTTTTCTGTTTCTAGCGATCCTTTTTTGCGTTCTGACCCGACGAGATCCGTAGGCTTTAATGCTGTGCATTTCCCTGCGGGCCGTTCCATTCTGGGTTTCGCTCCGCTGCATCCCTGCGGGACAAGCCCTACATCTCACTAATGCCTTCGCTCCTTTGTCGCTCCGCGCTCCGCTTGAAGTGATTTGATAAGGGGCTGTTTGCCCCCCGCTCGCAAAAGGGTATCCCCAACCTTCCGCTTTCGCTGCGCTCTTTTGTGCAGGCTGGGTGATTCCCCTCCCTTTCACTCTCTACCCCCACACTTCGCCAGTGTTGCAGGAGCGCATGACGCTCAACATTCAAAACAACAAAATCAGGGGTTAGAAATGAACCGACTTACCAAGGAATTGATTTCACTTCACAATCAGAAAGGGCTAAGAGCTGATCAATGGTTTAGCTTGATGATAGATGATGTATTGGCCGGTTTTGGTATTAAACTGACGGAGATACCAGCCGAGCCGGTTAGAGAGGTGCTATTTAATCTAACTGGAATGTATGCCCAGGAGGTTCTAAAAGCAGAACCCTTTACTGATTTGCTAAGTACGGTTTACATGGATATGGGCAGTAATTATCAACGGTCAGGGATGGGCCAGTTTTTTACACCAGAGTCTGTTTGTCGTTTGCTAGCTAGAATGACCATAGGCAGTGATTTTGATCATCTTGCAGAGAGGAAACGCCTCATTAGAATGCAAGAGCCTGCCGTAGGAGCGGGGGGAATGGTGCTGGCTTTTTTGGCTGAAATATTGGAACGCCAGGGGCCAGAGGCCATTAAGTGGATCTCAGTTACAGGAATAGATTTGGATCGTATGTGTTGCCGCCTATTTCCTTGCCAAGTCCTTTCTAGCCTCCTTGTGAATCGGATAGAGTTGGGTGAATTGATTTCATATCACGGCAATACCTTGGGCGACCCAACCCAATGGTCTACTGTTTGCCATTATTCACGTAGAGATCTACCAGAGGAGATCCACGAGGCAGACAGCCCGCAGGTAAAGAAAGCAGTAGCCGAAGCAGTGGCCAATCCGGTAACAAGTAGCCTGTCACAGCTAGACCAAATGCAGCTTTTTTAGCTAGATTCATGCCCAACAAGCAGTTGTATTGCGCGTTGGCTAGAAAATGTTTCTATTTGTGCAGTTAAGTAATGACAAAGGCACTATTTTGATGCGGAATGCTTTTCAAAGGGCAGTCTTATTAGTATTGACTGACAAATAGAGGCATCAATAATATGCAGGTTTTAATTCAGATCGATACAGAAACAATCAAGTTACTATTGCCTGTAGTGCCCGTAGCCGTGGTTTTTTGGGTGAATCGTAAACGGCTGCTAAAGAAATTGGCCGAAAATCGTTATTTACGTCATTTCTTAGAGGGATAGCCGTGCTAACTTCGCCGGATTCCACGTAGAAACGCTTGTTTTAGGGCCTAGATGAGTAACATATACCACTTAAGAACCTTATTCTTGTGAGAAAGGGGTGCAGAAAACACTTGCCGTGGTGGGGGAGGGGGTAATGTAGGCCCCTACTTAAAGGCTTTTCGGGGTACCAACTTGACAGGGTAACGCGTTACCCGGTAACATTATTAACACAGTTGTATGAACGGGATCGCTTCGGCGATGCGACTACCCCGCCGGGAAACCGGTTTCCGCCCAAGTGCAGAAATACCCAAGAGGCCCGATTAAGGAAAAGCTCACCGTAAGGTGGGCTTTTTTATTTTGGGGCTTTTATTGGTTTTTTGTGCAGCGTGTTGTAGGCAACTACATGAAAGCGGATAGGCTTTTTTCTTTTCGGTTTAGACCCATGCTGACGGGTACGCTCGAACGCTGTTTGGATGGACAGGTTCATCCGACCCCTATTTTTCCCTGATCGAGATACCGCGAAATAGACCTCATAGCTTTGTTTCTGATTACCGGTGCCAATTAAATCTACAGTGAAGTAATTACCGTGTTGGGTATGGTGGCATTTACGTTGTCCGAGACTGTTAACAATTCCTGGTAGCTGCTTCGACAGCGCATAGCGATCAAAGTCGAATTCACGTGTCTCTCTTGAATCCCGATAGTGCAGCGCCGGGTTAACGTTTGTGCCTTGGTCTATGCCTTTGGTGAAGGTGTGTAAGCTAAAAGTCACGTCAAAGGTATATTTTCGCTCAGGCTTATCCCCTTGAGCAGGCTGAATACACTCCCACTCGAAAGGGTGTAGGTGTGATAGATCATACTCATTGCCTTGATAGGTAAACGGCGTCCAGTTCATCACGGGGATTGGTTCTCCAATTTGAGAGAAATACTATCAGAGAAACTTTTCTGCCAATTTTCGCTTACCATTCGGGTCGAGCGTTTGAAGCTTGTCCTTTTCTGGGTAGTAGAATCCATTAGCGCTCAAATCTAAGTCTCCAATCGTCACCCTAACGGATAGTTCATATCCATCATCCCAAGTATCACGTACTTCAGCTTTGCAAATCTCGTCCCTTAATTCAAATTCAAACTTATCCTTTCCCTTTTTCCAGTTGTCAACTGCCGTTCTAACAAGGGTCTCACTAATGGTTTTTCTTTTCTTTTCTGAAAGCATGTCTAATGACCACTCTTTAACTGGCCCATACATTCCACTATTGTTTAGTGTCTCTACTATTTTGCGCATGTGCCCGCCTGTATGCTGATTCACCAATAAAGATGAGCGTGACCCATGGGGACTACCAAGAATATTTGTTCTCAAATTCCACCAAGTTTCCGCGACTTGAGCATCGTGGGCAAATTTGAGCATTTCTTCTGTATGCCAAATTAAGGCATCGCGGCTGCGAATAGTCCCATCTGCCTCAAGCTCAACTTCTACAGCTTCAACTAATACAGGAAATGCAGAGTCGCTATATAAAGGAGCCTCCAAGCGATCAGCGTGAAGCCATGTGATTTTATTGACTGAATCGACAAGTTTGTTGGCTACCTTTTCCGAGTAGGGGCAGGTTACAAACCCACGCACAAAAAAAACCGTGTGATCGATGCCCTTATAGGTGTCCAATTCTCCAATTGAAACAAAATTACGACCGCTCTTGTTTGGAGGTGTTGTCAATATCGGATGCCAGTCGGGGTAATTTTTAACAGCGTTTCCCAATCTGGCCACAACCTCTTCAAATGTGGCATACCCACCTTCCGGGTCATTTAATCCTTTCGTCAAATATTCACGGTAGCTTGCATTTGTCTCTGCTGCTGCAATCGGGTGTCTGAATTCCATAGTATGTCTTCCACATAGCTTCTACTGTTGCGTATGTGTAAGATAATACGCTTATATACTATTTACGTAAAGTACTAGTTAGCGTATTTATGCCTTAATGCGATGAAGGGGCTGAAAACAATTCTGATTGGGTCTGAGCTAATACAATCTGTATCGCGGTGTGAAGGATATTTTGATAGCCTAAAGGGCTTTCCTGATGCAATCAACACGGCTTTTCCGAATATCCATCTGTGTATTGTGCATATGCTACGGAACTCGATGAAGCAGGTGCCCTGGAAAGACCACAAGCCTGTGGCGGCTCATTTGAAAAAGAGTTGCCAGTCCATCACCGGGGAAAGAGCCTTACCGGCGCTGGATAAATTCTCTGACCGATAGGACGATAAATACCCCCAGATCAGCCACTCCTGGAGCACCCATTGGCAGAATTTCAACACGCTGCTCAACTACCCGGAGGACAAACGAAAAGTGATCTACACGACCAACGCCATTGAGTCGCTGAACAGCGTCATTCGCAAAGCGATCAAAAAGCGGAAGTTGTTTCCAACCGATGACTCTGCGAAGAAGGTAATCCACCTAGCAATCCAGGCCCCATCGAAAAAGTGGACAATGCCGATCCGTCATTGGAAACCAGCACTGGATAGATTTATGATTGAGTTTGTAGAACGCTTAGCGGTATATATTTAACCTTGGCTGTTACACAGAAAACTTTACAGGCTCTTGATGGATAGATTTACACGAAACTACAGCATTATTTTGGGCAGTATCATTTTACTGTTTATTGCCTATGCACTCTATGAAAACCCAGATGTATCAGATCTTAACGACCTTCTAGAAGAGGATAAAGCGATAGCCAGCTATCTCTATCAATTTCGGGTATTAAGAGTGAGTAATGGGATCGCCACAATGAGTTCACCCCGTTCAGCGGCTTTCCCCGTCTATCGTGTGCTCGGACTACTCAACCCTTACTTGGCAAACCGGTCTCAGGACGACCCGGATCTGATGAAGGCCCAGGATGAACTGGCGGATGTACAGAAACGCGCTCAGAAAATCGTAATAGAGTCTGCATCCGTAAACAGGGTCGTATGGGAATTGGATAAAAACTGGCTTTCCCAGCACGGTGTTCAAGTCGGCCTGTAACTAACTCCAGGATAATGTTTGGTGGATTCAAGTTGCAAGTGCACCTGTACTCTTCAGAGAGACCTCTCAGAGAGACCTCGTTGAGCACCTGATAATTGAGGCATTCCCGAGGTCGATTGTTGAGCTTTTCCACCACAGTTGCAAGCATTAGATCAATGACTTTTCGCCGATCGCTTCCTTTGGGAAAGGTAACGACGTAGCAGTCACTGCTGCCCCACTTTGCAGGCAATAAAAAGGCTTAAATCTCAATAAGTTGTTGCAATGAAGGTGCGAAGAAACACTGTAATAACAAGAGGATTCAAGCCTTGCCTCATCATAACACTGTGTTCTCTCACATCCTAAAACTGCTCCCTAGACATGAGTTTTCAGTGGCCACAGCCCAACTAACCGGACGCGCCAGTCTCCCTGATATTGAATCCGCCCTGGCAAGCCAAAAGCATTTGACGTATCACTTGGGAAGCGGGTCAATCAAGCGAACAACCCTGAGTCGAGCCAATCAAAATCTTTCTTCCGGTTTTTATGAAGAGCTCTTTGGGAAGTTATACGAACGCTGTTCGGTAATCCCCCCTAAAAACCGGTGGGGTTAAAAGTAGAATTTTCTGATAATGATTTTAAGGAGATTCTTCATGAAAATATCGAGATATAGCGATAGCCAAATAATGGCTATATTAAAGCAGACGGGGACTGGTAGCCCTGTGCCTGAGCTGTGCCGTGAATACGGCATGAGCAGTGCGACATTTTACAAATGGCGCAGTAAGTATGGAAGCATGGATGCGTCCATGATGTCTCGTTTAAAAGAGCTTGAAGCCGAAAACCGGCAACTCAAGAAAATATATGCCGAGGAACGCATCAAATCTGAGCTGCGCGAGGAGGCTCTTCAAAAAAAGTGGTAAGGTCTCGGCAGCGACGTAATCTGGCACAACAAGCGGTATTGGACAAGGCAGTGAGTATTCGGTTGCCCTGTGAGACCTAGGAGTTATAACTGTAAAGTGTTGTTTGAAAGGAATTGAAAAAAAGCGGGGTATCTGGTTGATTTGTTGTTGCGAGACATCAAAACAACCATTGGAGATACGCCACCATGAGTAAGAATAACGTTGTTAAGCTGGCAGGTCGAGATACGATTATCGATCCGCTGACAGAGTTGCCGAGAAGCGGTGCAGAGCAGTTGATCTACCAGGTGGTGGAGGCCGAGCTGCTGGAGCTGTTGGCGGAGCACGTCGAGCGACGGACAGAGGATGGCAAGACGGGTGTGGTGCGTAATGGTCACCTGCCAGCTCGTAAACTGCAGACAGGATTGGGGCCGGTAACGTTCCGATCAGCTCTGGTGCCGCCGTATGTACGCAAGACGAAGTCACTGGAAGCGGCGCTGGCGTGGCTCTACCTGAAGGGGATTTCCAGTGGGGAGATGGGTGAAGCCCTGAAAGTGCTGGTGGTTCCGGATGCAACAGGCTTGTCGGCCGGCAGGGTATCGCATCTGAAGCAGGTCTCGGCAGAAGAATATCGGAGCGGGTGCGAGGAGCGCCTGGATAAGGGCCATTGGGTGTATGTGTGGGCAGACGTCTACAGCGGACAGAGAGCAGAGCAGAGCAGACGAAGCTGTGTGCCCTGGTGGTGATCGGCGTGAATGAGCGTGGTGAGAAGCATTTTCTGGCAATTGAGGATGGTGTACGGGAGTCCACACAGAGCTGGCGGGAGGTACTGTTGAAACTGAAGTCACGCGGACTGACCCCGCCAAAATTGGCGATCGGTGACGGTGCCATGGGATTCCGGGCTGCGCTGGAGGAAGTGTATCCGGAGACGCGCCAACAGCGCTGCTGGATGCACAAGACCATGAACGTGCTGAACTGCCTGCCAAGGTCAGCTCAGCCGAAAGCGAAGCAGGCACTGCATAACATCTGGCAGTCGGAGACCCAGGCCGATGCGGAAAAGGCCTTTGATCTGTTTATCAAAACGTATGAGCCAAAGTATCCGCAGGCTGCCATCTGTCTGCACAAAGACCGAGAGGAACTGATGGCTTTCTATCAATTTCCTGCGCAGCACTGGCAGAGCATTCGGACCAGCAATCCGATTGAATCCACCTTCGGGACAATCCGCCATCGAACCAAGCGTTCCAAGGGCTGCCTATCGCGTGACGGCATGGTACACATGATGTTCAAACTCGGCCTGTGTGCCGAGAAGAAGTGGAGACGATTACGGGGTTTCGATTACCTGGCGAAGGTGATAACCGGAATCAAATTTAAAGAGGGTGTTGAGGTAGCAGGAATCGATCAGGTTGCCGCTTGATTCAACTAGCTAAACACCAGATTTGACTATAACTCATGACCTTGTGCTTCGGAATCTATGCTGATGCAGTTTTTGCACCCATAGTGGGTTTTGCCATGCTTTATGGCCCAGCGGGCTTCAACATCCTTCTGGCGGCGTTTGTTATCACCCCATGCTCAGGGCTGCCCCCATCTTTGGATTTGCCTATTTTTCTCTCGCGTATCACGTTGCCTAGGTACTGGAACGATAGCGGCATCTACAATCTGTCCCTTGCGAGCACTGAAGCCCGCTGCATCAATCCGGATCAACAGCTCTGAAAAGAGTTTATCAACAAGGCCCCGTTCTTTCAGGCACTCACGATATACCCAAACCGTTTTGGCATCGGGTACCTTACCCTCCGGGCTCAGCCCAGGAAAACGACAAAAGCTATAGCGATCCCGTAATTTGGAGCTCTGTTTTATCATCCGGACAGATTGAACAAATGCTGTAGGACCAACACCTGAACATCAGTACCGCATCGTAAGGTGGGCGCCCACCTTTACTGGGACCACTGTTTTTATAAATTGAGCCCAGCAACGCCCGAAAAACCTCCTAGTCTACGGTCCTTTCCAGCTTTGGCAGCGAGTCTCCCTGTTGCTCAAGGTGTTCAAGTTGGTCTTGATGATCAAAAAAGCTCGGTTGCATGGCTTTTATCAATGGTTGGTTGAGTTGGTTACTATTATCGCTGATTTACGAGGTTTTTTAGAGACTCCCCCAATAAGCTATTTAGTTTGCAAGAAAAATCTCCCTTCAATATCAATATCAATATCAATATCTTGCAATCATGAAACCACAAAAACCGGATAACAATGTTAATTTATTCCGTTCGAAACTTTCTCATATCTTAAATCTCTGACACCCATTGGTGCGGTTATCCGAGAAAATGAACGGGGAAAAACTTGAGGCTGACATTAATATCATTTACAATGAAAGTGCTGGCCAGTCCTCCGTTACCCACTCGTTTACTGGCGATACCTCAAATACACCTTTAATCAGAGCGATTAAAGCGTTGTGAAACGCTGGGTTGAAAACCCATATTGGCCGTACTTTTGTGGATTCCAATACCTGCAACACGAACTCCCCTTACACCCCTCCAGACTGGTTCGTTGGCGCAACTGAGTCGGTATAAATTTGACGCACTGTTGAAACAAACCATCGAGCTAGCGCTGAATACTAAAGCAATGAGCTTGCGTGAGTTAGAGCACGTCAATGTGGACACCACCGTTCAAGAGAAGGCCATCACCTTTCCCGCAGAGATGCAAAGCTCTACCATAAAATACGTGACCTATTGGTGTCTGCGGCTCAAAAGAGCGACACTATAATGAGGCCAGAGCTATGTCAAGGTAGAAAGAACGCCTTGATCATGCAAGGACGATATTCTCATGCTCAGCAGATGAAGCGTTCGGCGAGGCAGACTAGAGAACTCAAGAATGCATATTGTGCATCAGGGCTATTCTGGGCACCGCGTAGGCAATGAAATTGACGTTAAGCTTTGTGGCAGGCTCCCTAAGAGGGCGACTCGGTCAACCTGAAAATGGATGAAGCACCGAACCGCCATCGAGCCGGTTATTGGGCACCTTAAATCAGACAATAGACTAAATCGAAACTACCTTAAAGCTGAATATGGTAATGAAGCTAATATGGCTTTGGCGGCAGCGGGATATAATTTAGCCAAGTTGTTAGCTTGGTTTTATTGTGCTTAGATAAGGTTAGCGGGAAATCGTATGATTATTCCAGATAATAGGCAGAGAATCAGATCTGAAAGGTTCAGGGAACCAGATTCTCGGCCTGACACTTCAGGGACGACTATCTATCGATGGATATACGGGGATGCTGCACAAGGCGATTCTTTGTACCAACATCTACTGAGGTGGCACAAAAGCGTCTAAGACAGCAGCAATACGGGGTTCTGGGGACATTCCGTCCTAAAGTGACACTTATCGCTACAGCCCACGCCTCATAAGGCTTCTAGAGGTGCCTTAATTTTCGAAATCACTGCAATATCCCAATTATAGTAATATTCCGGCTTTTACGAGAAGCCTATGCCTTATAAAGAACGCCTGACCGTACTCCACGAAGCAGAAATTAACGATTTATATGGCGTTCCCAGCCTGTCACTGGAAGAAAAACGTATCAGTTTTACTCTGAATGATCTGGCGCAGGACGTTATTAAATCCATCAGGGATCGCAATCATAAATGCTATGCTATTGCTCTGCTGGGTTACTTTAAGATCAAGCCCATTCAGCTCAATCCGGCCTACAAGGAATTGAAAGCAGATCTCACCTTTATTGCTGAAGAATATTTCCCTAAATTTAAAGTCCCTCGCTTCAGTGTTAGCAATAAGCAGAAAACACGTATCTACGACAAGATTATAAACCTTCAGGGATTCAAAACATGGTGTGTGGAACAACATCAGGAACCTCTCATTACCTATTTGCAACAGGTTGCTAAATCCTGGATTGAGCCGCGCTTTTTATTTGATGCCTGCACCGAATACTTAGCTCGAAATCATACAGGAATCCCTAAATATACCGTGCTTCAGCGAATTATCAGTCAGGTAATAAAACAGGAACGTAAGCGACTTTCTGATCTATTAAAGACAACCATATCAGATGAATTAGCTACTAACTTGGCT
Proteins encoded in this region:
- a CDS encoding antirestriction protein, which encodes MVTSEVISENFSDALFKDIFADRANLSRLTIMGVVEEFCPAYSFGRWVYYKLSNGGFFMAPDATILLQLVRVDCFLKASLSAEAAGIIASMEAYGRLGFATGDLLYQTQRDRLREFYFPLAEASLINRATSF
- a CDS encoding N-6 DNA methylase — translated: MNRLTKELISLHNQKGLRADQWFSLMIDDVLAGFGIKLTEIPAEPVREVLFNLTGMYAQEVLKAEPFTDLLSTVYMDMGSNYQRSGMGQFFTPESVCRLLARMTIGSDFDHLAERKRLIRMQEPAVGAGGMVLAFLAEILERQGPEAIKWISVTGIDLDRMCCRLFPCQVLSSLLVNRIELGELISYHGNTLGDPTQWSTVCHYSRRDLPEEIHEADSPQVKKAVAEAVANPVTSSLSQLDQMQLF
- a CDS encoding DUF4372 domain-containing protein, translating into MATAQLTGRASLPDIESALASQKHLTYHLGSGSIKRTTLSRANQNLSSGFYEELFGKLYERCSVIPPKNRWG
- a CDS encoding transposase, producing the protein MKRWVENPYWPYFCGFQYLQHELPLHPSRLVRWRN